The DNA region CCTGGGTGACGCTGTGGTGTCAGCCCGGCAGTCCGTTGGGCCCGCACCGCGCGGGATGCGCGGCCTGTGGAAGACGCTGCGCGGCGCGGCCAAGGACCCCGACGTCGCACGCGGTGTGGCGTACCTGCTCGAAGTGGCTCGTGTCTTCGGGCGTCGAGTCTGAAAGCCAGTCACACACAACAGAATTCGCCCCGGAGGTTCGGACCTTCGGTGATCGAGAGGAGTCCCGATGGCATCGGTGCTGTGGTTCCAGGGTGGCGCGTGTAGTGGCAACACGATGTCATTCCTCAACGCCGAAGAGCCCAACGTCGTCGACCTGATCGTCGACTTCGGACTCGACCTGCTCTGGCACCCCTCACTGGGGCTGGAACTCGGGCACAATGCGCAGAAGGTGTTCTGGGACTGCGCCAACGGCGAACGACCGCTGGACATCTTCGTGTTCGAGGGCACCGTGATGGAGGCCTACGACGGCCGCGCCGACATGTTCGCCGACCGCCCGATGAAGGACTGGGTCACCGATCTGGCCGCGGCCGCGCAGATCGTCGTCGCCATCGGCGACTGCGCCTGCTGGGGTGGCATTCCCGCGATGGAGCCGAACCCGTCGGGATCGACCGGGCTGCAGTTCCACAAGCGTGAGAAGGGCGGGTATCTCGGCCCGGACTTCCGGTCCAAGATGGGACTGCCGGTCATCAACGTGCCGGGATGTCCTGCGCACCCGGACTGGATCACCCAGATCCTGGTGGCGCTGGCCACCGGGCGCGC from Mycobacterium sp. SMC-4 includes:
- a CDS encoding hydrogenase; amino-acid sequence: MASVLWFQGGACSGNTMSFLNAEEPNVVDLIVDFGLDLLWHPSLGLELGHNAQKVFWDCANGERPLDIFVFEGTVMEAYDGRADMFADRPMKDWVTDLAAAAQIVVAIGDCACWGGIPAMEPNPSGSTGLQFHKREKGGYLGPDFRSKMGLPVINVPGCPAHPDWITQILVALATGRAGDITLDDLHRPETFFKTFTQTGCTRVQFFEYKQSTLSFGEGTRTGCLFYEFGCRGPMTHSPCNRILWNRQSSKTRAGMPCLGCTEPEFPHFDLAPGTLFKTQKVSGMIPKEVPEGTDHLTYMGLAAAARIAAPQWSKEDMFVV